The segment tttaattaattaattttacattttattattattaattttttatttatttttatttttttggagaaaactaatgTATCTTAGAATTCTACGGAACCCTTCTTCACATTCGAGTGGTTGGTTTtcaggattgtttttttttttttaaataaaagctttttaaatAAAAGCCATCTAGCTATTTCAAATTCTTGCACTTGTGCCTGGTAAGCCACAGGATATTGCATCATAATCAGGTATTGACCCAGAATTTCTTCACTGGTAGATGGTAGGATCGAATTATAGTTTAGAATTGGCTTCTTACAATGTGCAAACTTTGAGTTTTTGTCAGTGAGTCATATTCAAGTTCATTTTCATGTTCACTGAATTTTATTATCAAAAAATCCAAGGTTCCAGGAACCGTGCAGACATTACTTTTTTCAATTCTCAGAAGCAGTTTCTATATTCACGTCCAGCCAGTTTTATATTGAGATATATAGATCCACTGCGCCCTCTAGTGGTTGAGGGATCAGACGGCTCTGTAAACCAGGTTATAATGGTTCACAGCTAtggcaatgaaaaaaaaaatgttagacaGGAGGATTTTTGGAGGGAGGCttcatatttttatcattttaaaaaataatgcacATACACAGAGAGTACATATTTCATGCCCAAAAGGACATGGAGTTTCTCCGATTTCCGAGCATGACAAATGAAGGTTTATGATGTGGCCTTGAGACGGCAGCCATGACTAAAGCTAAGCATCACATAAAAGACACTCACTGCGCAGCTCCAATTTCAATTCATAATTTTTATACAGTGGTGACCATTAATCAAAGACGTCCAAACTATTTAGCTGATGCATGAAAATTCAAGTTTCGCACaacatttttagtgaaaaaaaaaaaagatttaaattacACAGTGTTTAATTCACTCCAGCCATTGTGGCTTGAGTCTAACAGACTAACAGTATGTTTCACAAGAAaacactatttcagtctttctacttcaataCTTTGAATATTTCAACGAGTCAAGTTGAGTGATTTTGGCAAATGTAGTAAGTAATCCAGGCACTCCATGCATACTGAAAATGCATGCACACATTACACATACAGTATAAGCCTATTGCAGATACAGTGTAAGTAACACGGCATGCTTTTCCCAGCATAACCCAGGGCTTGATGCTGTGGTTTGGAGCAGATCAGCCAATGATGCTGCAGAGCACACAGTGTGACCAGATGAAAGATTTGTAGCACATTATTAATGAATGCCAATTTTAAAAACACACTGTGGCTTAAAAGGCCATTGCCAAATAAGGACATGCCACATATGCATTTTTGCCCACTAAGGATAATATTCTGTTGCACTGTATGTAGCAATATTTAAACAGATACCTCAAGTTTGCAGCGCTACAACAAACATCTCTCGCTCTGTGTTGTCGTTAATCAGTGATAATACGTTAAGCAGCTTTTTGCACATTTTGGTTGGCACTGTTATTTTAAGACAGGCTCAGTGATTTTCAGTAATTTTTAAGTATTCATTATGTCTTGGTGTCATTgtttttgcagcattttattgacTTAAGGAATAGTTCATCAACATATTTTACGTTTGCAGAACAATCCACAtgacttcagtccatcaattaatgtctggTGAAAAGCTGCATGTATTTAGGCAACAAATATCAAACCATTGTTCCcggctaaaatacaagtcctctatccataatattgcttccttcagtaataataataaaaaaaaatcatcttgtctgaatcagcaGAGAAATATTTATGGGCCCAAGCATTACAGAGGCAAAATGGGGAGCAAAGCATGACATGGATaatcagaccaactgcaacaattaaAGAGCAATTAAAGCAAGTTTAGGATGATTTCAAGCAGAATGACTGAAAAATCATAAACAACGTCTGGTAATATAATTTAATGgctcatcacttttgaccaataagTGGTGCTGTTCTCAAATCAACGCTGTGTTTTCTGTGTGAGGTAccaatggcacacacaaagtttggtgtcaatatgtcaaagctttgcagagatacagcctcagacataATCTGGCATTATGCCTCAAATTTTTTGTGGCACTATAGAAAAACGGTTTTGTCTatcaacacaaaatccataactttttgtcagcattgtctgatgaagatgatctgagccaattttggtgaaaatcagacaaacccatctaggatgagttcgaaaaagttaaaaaaaatagcaaaaaaactaaaccttacgatttttgaattttgggcTTCACTCGACTCTAAATTTTCCTTCTGttccttacggttcaaaagtggtggtgctagagagtttgagatagAAATTTGCTATGGTGACATTTTAAattgtcctctatcagtgtgccaaatttcacaactttcccacaaatattaattttttggTTAACTACTAGCCTTTACTGGTTGCAAAAATCTTTAACACGCCCGCTCATGGCTGTGTAAAAAGCCGTGTAAAAAGAACTAAAAGTCATTATTTAaacaatttcttttttattttcatcCACAAATAAAACAGTAATGAGTCATTTCACGATTGGAATCACTTCTACAGCAGAAGCATTACTCAAATCAGACTATACAGAGCAACCTCAGATTCAACGATATATTACTGAAGCTCTGGGTGTTGCTAATAAGTTACAGATCAGCAATAGGCTTGTGTGGCCAGTATGGATGTTTTGCCTTGTCCAGCTTGGTCTCTGGGAAGATGTTGTTGAGATCTTCTATGGTCATCTGATCGAAAGGAATCATGTTCCTGAACTTCTCAAGCTGCCAAGCAAACagtcaggggaaaaaaaaaaaaaattaaagtgctCAATTTTGAATTTGATCAAATCTAATAATTTTAGTGATATTAAATGGGTCAGTAGGCAATCATTATTTATTATGATGTTCTGGTCCATCTGCACAAGCATGAAATGAGTTGGCACTAGGGATATAACGATATTATCAATTATTGTGATATCACAATAacaaaactctcttgatattatcgtggtcacatgatgatataAAACActaggtcttctgggcaaaaagtgtagttttttttaaatattatttaaacttcttattctaacataaaagttctttaaagttgtgttttgggccattatgcttcaACACAGAATCTGTCAAACGAACCAAAACccaaagcacaatatggcttaaacCCTTCATCAAGCCTGTTTTTGCAGAGTGTTTCAAAGGGAAGCACTTTATTCAGGCGATTAGCTTCTAATCTGTTTTTCTCCATGCCTCAGAACAGCttagttcacagtgaatgaatgcagtgaacttgtttattgcatgtgctgtaagTTTAGCCTGCGTTTAGGAACACAACGGCCagcagttatgctttattttcatggctgatgattacagcatttcacaagatttgtagtgagacatgtttttgtaagtctgttttcactgaagctggagttttcctttaaaataaaagcttaaaagtgcagtatgaattgctgacaactagtggtttaaatgggtaatgttactaCAGTATGAATTaaatctctttcaagtgtagacaTTAGGAaattagtattgtaatttccctactgtagtgtaaagcaaaaataacatgcctattaaatattcattttcatttattttacagtgcatttTTTTACAATATGGTTATTACTAtcattgttgttattatattCTAATATGTTTGGCCTCCTCAAACATCAGTgcgaatgtaatttagactgagacagtatatcaccacttaaaagagggttgagtcccctttaaagttcaggtataagtcaattcactgactttttttctgacttaaaggagtagttcactttcagaacaaacatttacagataatgcactcacctccttgtcatccaggatgttcatgtctttctttcttcagttgtaaggaaatagttttttgaggaaaacatttcaggatttctctctatataatggacttctatggtgcccccgagtttgaacttccaaaatgcagtttaaatgcagcttcaaagggctctaaatgaccacagccgaggaaagaagggtcttatctagcaaaacaatcagttattttttttaaaacatttacaatttatatactttttagtctctacacagagtacacgcagagctagacaagacaagcatttaaggctaaaaagtatataaactgtaattttttttattttttattttttagaaaataactgcttgttttgctagataagacccttctttcctcagctgtgatcatttagagccctttgaagctgcatttaaactgcattttgtaagttcaaactcgggggcaccatagaagtccattatatggagagaaatcctgaaatgttttcctcaaaaaactatttccttacgactgaagcaagaaagacatgaacatcttggatgacaagggagtgagtacattatctgtaaatttttgtgctgaaagtgaactactcctttaggtTTTCTTAGTTACGAACATGGGTTGAAGCTCTTAATTTCAAACTCTCAAATGTGCATTAGATTAAATAAttcaactttaaaatgtacaaaaatcttttttctttccAATTCGTcatgtctttttttaaattttaatatcacAATATTATCGTACCATTAGATTTTgattgttacatccctagttgGCACTTACATGTACTTTAGGCTAATTTGCAAAGATAGATTAAAATAAACTGCTAAATGATTTTTCAGTGCTCTTAATGTGATACAGTGATGCTGCATGTTGAACTTACCCCCTTCTCATACTCAGCAATGCGAGCTTTAGATGCTTCCAAGTAAGCAGCTGCAGTTTTGTTCTGAAACACATCAAGAAACACAACATAATGTACAtccagttcttaaaagaacaatGCCCTGAAATTGGCCTAGAAGATTGTCAAGCTTGATTCAAAACTCTGATCTCTTCAATAATTAAACTGCATCATGCAAAAATGTTCACTGAAGTATGTCTAAACTAATTGTACGTAATGCTGCTATTTTGCCATGTATTGTTTGTTATAGGTGCATATAAATGTAAAGGAATGTCtttgttgtttatttaataaacaacagtgtagatatctatctatctatctatctatctaaaagtTTACAGTGGCTGTTGGGTTAATGTGATGGATTCTCCAGTGGGACTTTTAATACCAATTCAGAGAAAATacataaatactaaaaaaaacatgATCTTAAACCGAACAGCTGAAGTATGAGGAGTGACTCACAGCCTCCTGCTCCTGGGAATCAATCTTTGTTGTCTGAGTGTCCACTGGCTCAGGGACCGTCAATGCAGCGAACTGTAGATTGAGAACAGGGAGAAAAGGAAGCCTATAAGACACATAGCAGAACAAAAAAATCTGATCAACTGAGAAATCACTGGATCTCACCTTCTTCTCAAACTCATCCACCATGCCTGCTTTGGCCACAACACTCCTGTAGTAACTCCAGTCAATAGGAGCTGGTTTCTCAGGCAAAGACGTAAGTCTGCAAGTAAAAATAGTTCAGCACAAATTAGAATCGACTTGGAATTGTCCATCTCTGTAATCAGCAAAGTCTATATCTAAAACCAAAAACCTGTGTTTggaatatttcaaaattttgaaaGCCGATTTTTATGCTGaccaatgctaggtttatttaatcaaatatttagtaaatcagtaatattgtgaaaaattataatactgctttctatttgaatctaacttaaaatgtaatttattcctgtaatgtaaagctgaattttcagcatcgttactacagacttcagtgtcacatgatccttcagaaaccattataATATGCTAACAACGACCCTTTTTACCACCAATGTTGACAGTTTTtggtgctttttattttatttctggatAGTTTGATGAGTTCAAAGAACAGCATCATTAGAAACAGAATTATTGTGTAACaccataaatgtctttactgtcacttttgatcaatttaatgtgtccttgacgATTAAAAATCCTGAATGATATTGtaccacagtttccacaaaaacattaagcagcacaactgttcaatttttttgagcagtagaattaattacattgttaaatacatttaaattgtaaaatttcaCAATATGCTGCAAACGTCGAGACTAAATAGAGAAGCATCAAAATacgtgaccttggaccacaaaaccagccataaaggtattttttttttaattgagatacatctatttatgtgtggtttgttaggataggacaatattttaacaaatctggaatctgagggtgcaaataaatctaaatactgagaaaatccctcttaatgttgtccaaattaagctcttagcattgcatattactaatcaaaacacttttatggtaggaaatggatggatcatgatctttacttaatatcccactgattttgacccatgcaatgtattgctggctattgctacaaatatacccatgctacttaaaactggttttgtagtcaagggtcacatattagaaataCTGTGGCTGATGCATcagaaaataacatttttgtcCAATATTGTCTGGACAACAGAACTGGCTCTGACTGGACTGAAACTTAAACCAACCTTTGtagaaaaaactgaaataaggtCCACAAGTACTTACTTACTATCTTGAGAAAGAAGATTTgctaaattagggctgggcgataaaacgataacgatatatatcgcgatagacaagagctcgatatcaataaaaaatgtgttcgataaaacgttcgatattttgtattcttcgtcggcccgcccagcccccctttaacgttcagttcatagcgccagatcacaatagaagttaaggttatctttcctacagaacgggtccatgttgttgtattaaacaaactaaatagccttatgttatttatcttatttacacgacggcatttgatttctgtctctaaatgatcgcgcgtttacaatgtctcctcacagacgggatcgcggactccattcataaaaacggactttactatagggcggaatgctgcggaattcgtcgatttttggaccaataaatcaaaagttggtctgttaattaattctgatcgcgatatggactagtgtctgtgaaaactgaaatgcaaaagaccgtttcaatatgaatcctgcatgttccgtttgcctctatatgtatgaaggaggagacgcgttttattttcactacacgcatactgcacacgtgatgctcccgctaatgtttggccttt is part of the Garra rufa chromosome 1, GarRuf1.0, whole genome shotgun sequence genome and harbors:
- the atp5pd gene encoding ATP synthase subunit d, mitochondrial, translated to MAGRRAALKAIDWVVFAERVPPNQRAMFNSLKTRSDSIAAKLTSLPEKPAPIDWSYYRSVVAKAGMVDEFEKKFAALTVPEPVDTQTTKIDSQEQEANKTAAAYLEASKARIAEYEKGLEKFRNMIPFDQMTIEDLNNIFPETKLDKAKHPYWPHKPIADL